The window gaggtgcagtgattcagtgtttcagaggttcagacctgcggtcgcttcctcagacctgatggtcaacctcagacctggtattctgtctcagacatgtcggtctgttcttccagtgtgtaagacaaacctgccgtgtttgtcttttacttgatgtaggcactgtctgttggacagttgtctgtacttggaagatttcctttctgtcttatcccgaagtggaaagatccggtagtactgtcttctgcagcctacagtcttttctcagacttgcatgaatatggaagtgttcagtctgttcctttgatatcgttctcaacagatacccgaattgtcttcttgtgctggtcggtcatttgacctAACCGAaaggcttttggtatgagtgatgtaaccggacttcttccggttatttctctgccttgtggatgatcggctgtttgatgattccggttttaggctttggccgatcctttctttgtgcggtcacgttccaagtattcttcatcggtttggtagcttgaccggttagttttctttagccggttccggttcggttccttgttcctgcatggaaagtttatttaagttgggtttatttgaaccggtcttattttatctaacaatttctccctttttgattattttatttaaaattatcaaaatcatgtaagtttgcaaccgtaggacggttgttttgtttggccggatttttgaaaatgacttgggagaaattttcgaaaaatttgagAAGAGTTTTGAGAaaaagttttggaagagtctttatcttttatcttatcaatttctccctttttaattattttatttaaaattatcaaaactaagtagaaatgcaaaagatggccggtttcaaaaagtaactttatatatatatatagataaccgaaagagacaaaatatatataaaagcactTAAGGCAATAAGAGGaaagatagtccctattcagagtccgtgaagtcatataagctcttctttttcttcggttgctgttgACCGGTCGGTTCGGAAGATCGTCGTCTTGTAGACCGAGACCGCAGTTATTCTTCGACTTCATCTTCGATTTGGTCGTCCTGCTGCGATGTACTCGggatgaccggttcagagacctCACTGAGTAGCTCGGCAATTCGAACCTTCTTAAGGACCTCCTTCTTAGGAGTCTCCCTCTTCCGCTTTTTCGGCGCTgaggcggaggcggccgcctttttcttcttgttttcttcGGCGAATTCTTCCAGCTTCCGTTTTTGCCTTTCCaaccgtgcggcatcctccgcagcttgaGTGGCTACTTTCTCAGCAAACCCTGGGAATATGACCTTAGCCTTTTTAATCCGCGCagcttcctcttcctcttcggtaagCTGAGATGAGCGcggtgcctctttatctttgcctgcttcggcatccagcgcatcctggatcCTTTTAGCCGTTTCAGCATCAGCCACTATGgccgcggcatccgcgttcACCTTTGCccttagaatttcggccatttGTTCGGAAAGTGCCTTCAGTTCGGCCACGAGATTCATATTCGTCTTCTCGAGTTTGGAGACCCGGTCAAGTGTCGTGCCGACCAGATCATTACTCATCGATGTCAACCGTTGATCGGTatctctttcaagccggtcgAAGTCTTTCTTTAAATCGGAGGTCACGTCCTCCAGAATTGTTCGCTGAACACATTTATCGCGCTGAACCGCCTCTTCCTGCAGACCTTCGCCGAGTTCTGAGAACCGTTCTTGATTTCTCTCCAGAAGATTCCTTGTGACGTCGGCGAACTTGAGGGCCGAATCAACTATTCTGTTGGATCTATCCTTGAAAGGTTGAACCACTGTATCTTCGAACTCTTGAATACGGTCAGCAATCCGTACCgatgtggatgcttcaagcttttgaagtcggtcctcaacccattctttagtaAAGTCTGAAACGGGGACTTCCGGTAGTGGGGGAGGTGAGTGCTCGGTGAGATTTGGATCGGCTCTTTCACTGGATTCTATCGATGCCGCATTCTCTCTTGGAGGTGTTGGGCAGTTAACCGGAAAGCTTTCGATCTTGGGAGCAGTATAAACCGGTACTTGCATTCGGCTGCATATGGCTTCCAGCCGCTCGACTTCTTGAATTAGTtcccctttggctttttcaagccttgctaacacccgcggcgctacggtTTCCACCGATTCCATCTTGTTGAGctcctccgtaattttccggattTTTGTCGTTAGTTTCCGAAGTTGAACCTTCGGTAACAAGAG is drawn from Impatiens glandulifera chromosome 3, dImpGla2.1, whole genome shotgun sequence and contains these coding sequences:
- the LOC124930190 gene encoding stress response protein nst1-like — its product is MIKALEDTGLQYFLDDKQTVYPESILEFVYNARVFRGGRKKKTAKKAAPAKAKAEGKGKEQVIFSEPPQHTEDEEWASERTDTEKTEDDRTVNEDGSAQSPNVAAPNTNPETTEEREEAEEAEANRIAGKLLQGIRRRAESVEELYLEWHEHRFDTPYRQILPGHTDEQCINRLEEVEDLMMNITNSNTLQEVQHRTCLLLPKVQLRKLTTKIRKITEELNKMESVETVAPRVLARLEKAKGELIQEVERLEAICSRMQVPVYTAPKIESFPVNCPTPPRENAASIESSERADPNLTEHSPPPLPEVPVSDFTKEWDRSNRIVDSALKFADVTRNLLERNQERFSELGEGLQEEAVQRDKCVQRTILEDVTSDLKKDFDRLERDTDQRLTSMSNDLVGTTLDRVSKLEKTNMNLVAELKALSEQMAEILRAKVNADAAAIVADAETAKRIQDALDAEAGKDKEAPRSSQLTEEEEEAARIKKAKVIFPGFAEKVATQAAEDAARLERQKRKLEEFAEENKKKKAAASASAPKKRKRETPKKEVLKKVRIAELLSEVSEPVIPSTSQQDDQIEDEVEE